The genomic interval gcatttgcagacacatgggagctgcagctcttgcacttctcgctcttcctgggcatctacctggctgccctcctggccaacggcctcatcatcacagccgtagcctgcgaccaccgcctccacacccccatgtacttcttcctcctccacctcgccctcctcgacctggcctccatctccaccactgtccccaaatccatggctaATTCTCTgtgggacaccaggaccatttcctactcgggatgtgctgcccaggtcttcctggttgccttcttgttttcagccgagtattctcttctcacagtcatggcctatgaccgctacgttgccatctgcagacccctgcactatgctatgctcatggacaccagagcttgtgtcagaatggcagctgctgcctgggccactggtttcctctgtgctgccctacacactgccaacacattttccattcctctctgccaaggcaatgtcctggaccaatTCTTTTGTGAGATTCCCCaactcctccagctctcctgctcaaacgcctacctcagggaagtggggcttaatGTGGTTAGTGCTTGTTTAATgtttgggtgtttcgttttcattgtgctgtcctatgtgcagatcttcagagctgtgctgaggatgccctctgagcagggaaggcacaaagccttctccatgtgcctcccacaCCTggtcgtggtctccctctttatcagcacctcattttttgcctacctgaagcccccctccatgtcctccccagctctggatctggtggtggctgttgtgtactcggtggtgcctccagcagtgaaccctctcatctacagcatgaggaaccaGGAGCTCAAGGAGACAGTGAAGAAATTGATTCAGctggttctagttcagcagcactaagctgcccagctctcctcacaagtttttttcagtttttctgaggCCActcctgtgctttgggagttctcTCTCATAGACATGTTTGTGAACAAATGTTTGAATTCATCCCACTTCTCCAGAGGCACAAACCCTGTCTGTGTGACCCAGAGGCCTTCTGTATATCTACCTATCAGTGTGTCAGAGATGACCTCCCAGGTAGCATCTCtgtaataaaaggggatctcctgaGTACTGTGCCTGAAGGCTGGGCTCCTCTTCCAAAACCTGTGCCAAGAATGCACTCAGGGAATTGCACCCtacaaagtcacagaatcacagaatcacagaatcacagaatcacagaatcgtttaggttggaagggacctctggagatcatctagtccaacctcccaatCCTGTTGCTGTGATGGGTTTTGCGTGAGTTAAGGGGGATGCGCTCATAGGGTGATGTGTGAGGGAACGAGGTCTGGATTCAGCTGCTACTTGTGGATGCCCAGGACCCCTGAAAGGATGAGTCTCCAAGAGGTATCTGCCGGGGACTGTCCCACATATTGCTGGGAAGGTGAGAGATGCCCGTCCTTCTGGAAGGGGATATGCAGCCAcgcggggagcagaggggatctgCAGGGGCAGCATGTGCCTGGtctgggcagtgagtggagactCGCAAAACCAAGGGGTGATGGGGGGTCTggagagagggcaggggaggtggggagagccggggaggggctgggctgggctgggaagggcccTGGAGAGGACAAAGGCCAGCGGGCAGCTACTGCGGGTGAGCAGCAGTGCGGGAGCACAGAGCCGTGCGCTTGCAgggcacccgcaggtgtcctcggaaaggcagcagggcccggagggagcaggagagaagagcccaggttggtgcctgcgttgcctgcccacgctggggaagctgccccaggcccatcgtCCCACAGCAGCCCCTCGCgtcacccctcccagcgctggctgctcccccagcggtggggtggtgcatggccagctgcgtcctcctgcagctccgcgcatccccacggaggggacaaggccagccttgcacggcctctctcctgcaccagaccgtggcaggtcccggagcacggctgtctgctgagccccgcgtggggcacagcctgggctgggcaggggctggctgctcccatccccaagtctctgggggatc from Struthio camelus isolate bStrCam1 chromosome 29, bStrCam1.hap1, whole genome shotgun sequence carries:
- the LOC138062719 gene encoding olfactory receptor 14A16-like — translated: MYFFLLHLALLDLASISTTVPKSMANSLWDTRTISYSGCAAQVFLVAFLFSAEYSLLTVMAYDRYVAICRPLHYAMLMDTRACVRMAAAAWATGFLCAALHTANTFSIPLCQGNVLDQFFCEIPQLLQLSCSNAYLREVGLNVVSACLMFGCFVFIVLSYVQIFRAVLRMPSEQGRHKAFSMCLPHLVVVSLFISTSFFAYLKPPSMSSPALDLVVAVVYSVVPPAVNPLIYSMRNQELKETVKKLIQLVLVQQH